The genomic stretch GAAAGGAGCCAGCTGGTATATCAGATGAGATTGCTTAACAGACTATTATACAAATAAGCACAACAAAACCAGTTCATGCTGAAGAGCTGGGACCCTATTTCACATATCTGACACCAAACATAGTGGTTGTTTTGAAAAAGGACTAAGATTGTGTTAGACTATTAGTGTGAGAATTTGTATTGTGTTAGTTATTCAAAAGATCATTCACCCTCTTGCTACTGCAGGCAATAATATTATTTGTTCACCCTCTTGCTGCTGAAGGAAACAAAATGATCGTATAATCACTAGTGTTCGCGCTTGGTAAAATCACCTGGCGGTTCATCTCATTCCAGTAGAAAAGAAGTGCAGCATTTGAATTTTCTGACAAATCATGTGCCTTTTGGCTATCATAATTTGTGTACCTGCACAGATACCATGAAAGCATGagggaaaaaaatgtagggatcACCGGAACGGATCACAGATTAAAACGGTGATTTTTAGCTTACCAAACGAAGCCATGCTTATCAAAACCTTTTAGAAGAACCATTCTTGAAGAACTGCCAACAAATTAACAACAAAGACTATTATCtaacataaacaaaaaaaaaaaacataaacaaaaGCAAACCGTTCCTAAAGCTGAAAAGAACATCAAGGCAGAAAGAATCATACGGTTTTCCTGATTTACTGACAGTTGTTAAAGCCATGGCATTTGGTTCTCGCAGGTTAGCAGTAACTGCTTCATCAAACCATTTACGGAACTGCAGCAAAGAGACAGTCATCCGAAGAAATCATTATTGATAAATAAGCTCACTATTTCCAGAATTGCTTCAAGTTAATCATACCTGATCAAATGGATCAGGGATCACTTCATTCTCAAGAAGTTCTGGGGAAATATAATTTTCCCTCAGTGATGAAATGTCAACTGATGGTGCTTTTCCAATTCTCACACACATTGAGGTGCCAGGATATGGAGGAAGTTCGAGCCCATATTTGCTCGAAATAGGAGGCGGAACAAATCTACCCCCGAGAAAATGGTGTGGGCCAGTAAATTTTTTCGCACAGAGCTTTGGTGCAGTCAGTGATACCTACACATTCCGCAATAACTTAAGAACTGGAAGTTTCAATGGTTAAACGGCTACCTCAAAGGTTGATGCATGAATTCATCCAAAAATCTTCTAAATAGATACTAACCAGCATATCAGGCTTAATTCCTCCTCCATTGACATCTCCCTCTTCTACATGCCACCCAGAAGGAATATCAACAGAAACGATTGGCGGCCTTTTCGCTAAATCATCATTAGCACTCAGAGAAACAAGCATTTGGACAAGATCATCAAAGGGTGGTCGGGGTGTTCCTGAAAAGTAGTTTACGTGAAAATATAATTTGTATCAGTCAGAAAAACAACACCAGAGCCTGTTATTTCGATTCAATTCAGTTCACTCCCGGCACCATTCTATAAGGTTACATATCATTGATGATTTTAAAAGGTTCTGCGTTAAACTAAGCCACTTGCTCCCAGCACCATTCTATATACCTATATTTCAAAATACCATGATACAGGGATCAAGGAGAGGGGGGAGTAATCTCATGTATTGACTTAATAATCATAGTCTATGTCAGTTTGATCAAACACAAGTTATTCCAAAAAGGAAACTACTCATTTATCATCTTGAAAATCATTGTTTTTAAAGCAGGGAGCTCAGCCATTGTTTCAACAAGATAATGCATAAATTAATTCTGGTTGTATACATTGATCAGTTCCACAATTCCTGCTAAAGGATGGATAACAACAACATTGTTTCAATGAGACCATATGAAGTACTTAACAAATCATATGGCACAGAATATTCACATGGAACAGAGCAAGGGAGACAGATGAGTGAAAAAATATCTGGGCCAAGCTTTACATTCAATCAGTGAACATATATCAGGATTCAGAACATCACAAAAAGATAATATATTATCAAAATCCACATACCATGAAATGAGAAGCCAAACATTGCATCAATAACAATGTCAAACTGGCCTGGTAAGTTGTTAAATAGATCTTCAACAGGCACGAACGGGATACCCAGTGATTCAAGCTAGAAGGTAAAGATGGTTATAATAATAATGTTGGGAAAAATAGGTAGAATATGGCACACCAAGAAAGCTGCGGAGCCCGCCAGAGAATACCTGAGTAACAAGGCCAGAATACAGAGGTTTGGCTGTACGTTTTGGATAACAAACAAATGGTTTGTATCCGAAATGATAAAGATGACGAGCAGCAACGAGACCATCACCACCGTTGTTTCCTGGACCACAGATGATAAGAACCCTTTTATGTTCACTCAACTTATAAACCTGTATTGATCACACACAAAAATATATCAGAAAACCGAAAGTATCTCGAACTAAGAATTGGTGCACAAAAGGGAACCGAAAAGACAAACAGGCTCATCGACATGGATGCCAGCTCATAGAGACTATGTTAATACACTCTTCTAGTATGTGTGATGATCAGATCCCCATTTTTTCGACTAGTTAGTGGGAGTTCACAAGTATGAAGAGACCATAGTAGCAATCTCATCACGAGTCCTTTAATGGGATATTTATCCATCATACCACAACAACAGCAAGCTACTGCTGCATAGTCTAAACGGTCAAATTTGTTCGGATAACTAGCCTGCTCAATAAAAATTAGCACGTCAACAACCATGACAGCAAGTTCCATGGCAGCTCCAGCTCCACGGACTTaacctttcttttttcttttgaagcATTTAATAGCATCTTAAGAAACATAGTAGCAAGTGAGTATTAGCTGCAATATACCTCCGCAACGGCTTCCGCTACGCTCAGCCCCGCGAGCTCCTGCACGCGCGCACGCACGCCCAAATCAAATGAAGCGATCAGTGCGAGAACCAAACCACTAGCGGTAGATGGAAGGGGCGCGGGGGTGGTTCCCGTTCAGTTACCATGAGCTGGTCGACGCTGAAGCCGAGGGGCCCCATGAGCTGCTCGTCGATCTCCGCAGCGTCGCGCTGCGAGAGGTGCGTCACCTCCGTAGCGGCCgcggccgccgtcgacgtcgccagCGACGCCATGGCCCGCGTGCGCGAGGGTGACAGGGCAGCTaaccgcgcggcggcggcggcggcgaagaaggcaagggcgcggcggggcgggggaggggggcggcggtgtgggctagggttttgggcCGTAGGAGTGGCagagggagcggcggcggcggtgggtgcgGGGAAGGTGGAGAGGAAAAATGGCATAGcacgggtggtggtggtggcgaggcCGGATTTGCCGCAGATTCTGGACGCGGCGGTCAGCATCCCCCGCTGGCGGTGGCGGGCAGCTGGCTGGGTAACTGGGTTGCGAGTTTGCGACTACGCCAGTAGACTACCAGTACAGTACAGTACTATCTAGAGTGTCCGAACTCCGAAGACAACCAGCGTCGGCCCAAGTGGGGCCCACGAAGCCGGAATCGAGAAGATGCCACTCCTCCCCACCCCATTCCGAGCTCTCTTctctccggccaccgccgcctccacctccgacgtGCCGCCGCGCCTTGTCCACCGCCTTCGGCCGCCGCTCGCGGGGGCTTTCCTCTTCCTCAGCCTAGGAGCCGTCGCGGGCTGCGCACTCTCCACCCGCCGCGTCCCCTTCCTCCGGTAACCCATGCTCCTCTCTTCCACTCTGCCCTCTTTGTTACTTCCCAGATTTTTAGTGGACTCCGTTAATTACCAAATCGTGATTCATATTCATGGTGATTCGGCTCAAATCCGGGAGGATCTTCACAGAAAGGCTACGCTGGTTGGTTGGGATGGGTCAGCACCTAATAATGTCTTTAGCCTTTGTGATTGTTATCTCGTAGATTAGTTGTCGATGAACTCTAGGAGACAATCAATCACTTGCAGTAGAGTTTACAATCATCCATTGCCTGTTGTTACCTGAAACTTTGCATGAAGGTGTGCTTGGCTTGATAAATAATGCTCTGGATATcgtaaaaacaaaaggaaaaataaaaacccAACACATTGCACTGCACTGTTAACTCAGTGTAATGGATCATACTAATTCAGCCCATCTGTCTCCCAACGCTAGTGGATTTCTCCAATATTGTTGCGGTTACCTCCATAGCGTTTCAGATAAAAGCCGATGCGTTTCGGTGTGTCGCTAATGCTATATAAGTTCGATAGTCTGAAGTAGTAACACGTTAGCATTTAGAACCCTGTGGATTCTATGTGAGTCAGTGGTTACATTGTTTTTCCTAATGTGAAAAGTACTTGGTAACAGTTCTGAGACTTTACAGGGCGAGAAGTTTCAGTTCTGCTCGAATGGAGTCTACTTCCACGACTGTGCCTTCCATTGTTGTGTATGTGACAGTTCCAAATCGGGAAGCAGGTACTTTTACCTATGTCATTTCTCCATCCCCCGCTCCCTCATGGGGTGTTTAAATATGATATCATTACTCATCCTGAAAAAAAAGGAAAGGATGTAAATATGATAACGCTATAAATTTGATTCATCCTGAAAAAGTAGAAGCTATAAATATGATATGATAACGCTCAGTGCATGGGTCCTCCATACCAGATTTGATTCACCCTGAAAATGGAAAATCTGTAAATAGGATACGATAGCAATTAGGAAGTGTTCCCTTGTATTAGGCGAAGCAACTCCCTCATCCTAGACATGATGCTCTTCCTGGGCTCTGCAATGGTCGTTgccttcgtcttcgtctccgGAGTCACGTCCTCCGTCAGCCCCATGTGGCCATATCCGACTCCGATCCTCGTCGATGATGAACTGGGCCTAGTAACACGCTTACTGCTCCACACCACTGATGTTCCCCATGTCGAGCCATGCATGATTCATTAAAACTTAGCAAGCAATTAAACATAGTGGTAGCTGTGGTTGAGCACTTGAGCATTGTTCAATGCAAAAGTTATACATAT from Lolium rigidum isolate FL_2022 chromosome 4, APGP_CSIRO_Lrig_0.1, whole genome shotgun sequence encodes the following:
- the LOC124650146 gene encoding pyridoxine/pyridoxamine 5'-phosphate oxidase 1, chloroplastic, whose protein sequence is MLTAASRICGKSGLATTTTRAMPFFLSTFPAPTAAAAPSATPTAQNPSPHRRPPPPPRRALAFFAAAAAARLAALSPSRTRAMASLATSTAAAAATEVTHLSQRDAAEIDEQLMGPLGFSVDQLMELAGLSVAEAVAEVYKLSEHKRVLIICGPGNNGGDGLVAARHLYHFGYKPFVCYPKRTAKPLYSGLVTQLESLGIPFVPVEDLFNNLPGQFDIVIDAMFGFSFHGTPRPPFDDLVQMLVSLSANDDLAKRPPIVSVDIPSGWHVEEGDVNGGGIKPDMLVSLTAPKLCAKKFTGPHHFLGGRFVPPPISSKYGLELPPYPGTSMCVRIGKAPSVDISSLRENYISPELLENEVIPDPFDQFRKWFDEAVTANLREPNAMALTTVSKSGKPSSRMVLLKGFDKHGFVWYTNYDSQKAHDLSENSNAALLFYWNEMNRQVRVEGLVQKVSEEESEKYFHSRPRGSQLGAIVSKQSTVISGRDVLQQAYKELEQKYSDGSFIPKPDYWGGYRLTPNLFEFWQGQQSRLHDRLQYSQREVDGSTVWHIERLSP
- the LOC124708083 gene encoding protein CutA 1, chloroplastic encodes the protein MPLLPTPFRALFSPATAASTSDVPPRLVHRLRPPLAGAFLFLSLGAVAGCALSTRRVPFLRARSFSSARMESTSTTVPSIVVYVTVPNREAGKKLSESIISEKLAACVNIVPGIESVYWWEGKVQTDAEELLIIKTRESLLSALTEHVKANHEYDVPEVIALPISGGNLKYLEWLKNSTREN